A window of Ignavibacteriales bacterium contains these coding sequences:
- a CDS encoding HAMP domain-containing sensor histidine kinase — protein MKKSRSLLFLIFAFVFAQIAWMGLLGLWIYWYVSNYLIFKQVGDKLSPKIILDSPNVGVFVFGIILIACVAVAIFLFFRNLTVQMKLTRLYDNFIANVTHELKSPLASIQLYLETLDTKDVPKEKQKEFYALMTRDANRLKKLINSILELSHLEQKRIVHNYQVYDADSIFRQLIENSIEQFRIPKANVKIEGSTLCNCVIDKDSMQIVFDNLTDNAKKYSSGNAEILVKLSTHQKHILIEFIDNGIGISAKYQKKIFYKFLRISNKNIPNVKGTGLGLYWVKGIIKQHGGKVSAYSEGINKGTCIRIELPIYQTSKKFYINSLLRKTAQKQKYLEKQDGE, from the coding sequence ATGAAAAAAAGCCGTTCTCTTTTATTTTTAATATTCGCATTTGTATTTGCACAAATTGCCTGGATGGGATTATTGGGGCTTTGGATTTATTGGTATGTTTCCAATTATCTAATCTTTAAGCAGGTTGGTGATAAACTTTCCCCCAAAATAATTTTGGACAGCCCCAATGTTGGCGTTTTTGTATTCGGTATCATCTTAATTGCTTGTGTTGCTGTTGCTATTTTTTTGTTTTTTAGAAATCTTACGGTGCAGATGAAACTCACACGTCTTTATGATAATTTTATTGCGAATGTAACACATGAATTAAAATCACCGCTTGCGTCTATTCAACTTTATCTCGAAACTTTAGACACCAAAGATGTTCCAAAAGAAAAACAAAAAGAATTTTATGCCTTAATGACTCGTGATGCAAACCGGCTGAAGAAACTTATTAATTCAATTTTAGAACTATCGCATTTGGAACAAAAAAGAATTGTGCACAATTATCAAGTATATGATGCAGACAGCATATTCCGGCAATTAATAGAAAACTCTATTGAACAATTCCGGATCCCAAAGGCAAATGTAAAAATAGAAGGAAGCACATTGTGTAATTGCGTGATTGATAAAGATTCCATGCAGATAGTATTTGATAATTTAACCGACAACGCAAAAAAATATTCATCAGGCAATGCTGAAATATTGGTTAAGCTGTCAACACATCAAAAACATATATTGATAGAGTTCATTGATAATGGTATTGGTATCTCTGCAAAATATCAGAAAAAAATATTTTATAAATTTTTGCGGATCAGTAATAAAAATATTCCTAATGTTAAAGGTACAGGGCTTGGTTTATATTGGGTGAAAGGAATAATTAAACAGCATGGCGGAAAAGTTTCAGCTTATAGTGAAGGAATAAATAAAGGGACGTGCATAAGAATTGAATTGCCGATATATCAAACATCTAAAAAGTTTTATATTAATTCATTATTGAGAAAGACTGCTCAAAAACAGAAATATTTGGAAAAGCAAGATGGAGAATAA
- a CDS encoding T9SS type A sorting domain-containing protein produces the protein MKKCFLILTLLFLQTLILSAQDTGTITGKLVDQNGIGLGGLQLKLYISSRDYPPITSMPDGSFTFNNISNVKDEQLPTGYIVSANYPNPFNPKTRIDITLPNSGNVRVEVYNLLGQSVRDEIEKYFSVGESYIDLELNGLPNGFYLARITLSEKYSVIRKLMLIYGGQHLSPSIGVSNFRLNKSTLHARIDSLVVTGTSISRKVFTNLQDFTVSPMNLGNLVIGIPPQVPLLYIPVNGATNISVPLTLNWYAVGGATSYTLQVSANSSFSNSIIFNQNVGNIFNQQITGLNYSATYYWRVSATNNNVTSDWSSPWSFTTQETPHVPPSTPILSSPSNGEKNISLSPTLSWNASNYATSYTLQVSIPDNANNFNENRIICNGDVGNNTNQQLTGLYYSTKYVWRVSATNSYGTSAYSPLWLFTTTGGLPCPGTPTVYYEGKTYNTVQIGTQCWLTENLNVGTMVQGNQNQSGNGIIEKYCINNDTTNCTTYGGLYLWDEAMQYGTAGNKGICPTGWHIPTQVEFQTLSAAVNGNSNLLKAAIQPTSNGTGTNASGFSALLVGMHWTSMEFQDLGSKTTFWSSYSSQTYFAYTMVLTANNSTIDVTENGKNAGFSVRCIKD, from the coding sequence ATGAAAAAGTGTTTTCTAATACTTACTTTGCTGTTTTTACAAACTCTCATCCTATCTGCACAAGACACAGGAACTATAACCGGAAAATTAGTTGATCAAAACGGAATTGGTTTAGGGGGATTACAACTTAAGCTTTACATTTCTTCAAGAGATTATCCGCCTATTACCTCAATGCCGGACGGTTCTTTTACTTTTAATAATATTTCTAATGTTAAAGACGAACAACTTCCAACCGGTTATATTGTTTCAGCTAATTATCCAAATCCATTTAATCCTAAGACAAGAATAGACATTACACTACCAAACAGTGGTAATGTTAGAGTTGAAGTTTACAACTTGCTCGGTCAAAGTGTTCGAGATGAGATTGAAAAATATTTTAGTGTTGGCGAAAGTTACATTGATTTAGAACTGAACGGATTACCGAATGGTTTTTACCTCGCTAGGATCACATTAAGTGAAAAATATTCAGTTATAAGAAAACTGATGTTGATTTATGGAGGCCAGCATTTATCTCCTTCAATTGGTGTATCGAATTTCAGGTTGAACAAGTCAACACTTCATGCAAGAATTGATAGTCTTGTAGTTACCGGGACTTCGATTTCAAGAAAAGTATTCACAAATCTGCAAGATTTTACAGTCAGTCCTATGAATCTCGGCAATTTAGTTATTGGGATACCTCCACAAGTTCCATTATTATATATTCCAGTAAATGGCGCAACAAATATTTCTGTTCCACTAACACTGAACTGGTATGCAGTTGGTGGTGCAACAAGTTATACATTACAAGTATCAGCGAACAGTTCGTTTTCTAATTCTATTATTTTTAATCAAAATGTAGGCAATATCTTTAACCAACAAATAACCGGTCTCAATTATTCTGCAACATATTACTGGCGAGTAAGTGCAACTAATAATAACGTTACTTCCGATTGGTCTTCGCCATGGTCATTTACTACTCAAGAAACACCACATGTTCCACCATCTACACCAATATTATCATCCCCATCAAATGGCGAGAAAAATATTTCGCTTTCTCCAACGCTCAGTTGGAATGCTAGCAATTACGCAACAAGCTATACATTACAAGTATCAATTCCAGACAACGCAAATAATTTTAATGAAAACAGAATTATTTGTAATGGTGATGTAGGTAATAATACAAACCAACAATTAACCGGTCTTTATTATTCTACAAAATATGTCTGGCGTGTAAGTGCAACAAATAGTTACGGTACTTCTGCTTATTCACCTTTATGGTTATTTACTACGACAGGAGGACTACCATGCCCAGGAACACCGACAGTTTATTATGAAGGTAAAACATACAACACAGTACAAATAGGAACTCAATGTTGGTTAACTGAAAACCTTAATGTAGGAACTATGGTACAAGGGAACCAAAACCAAAGCGGTAATGGAATAATAGAAAAATACTGCATCAATAACGACACTACTAATTGTACTACTTATGGTGGCTTGTACCTGTGGGATGAAGCAATGCAATATGGAACAGCGGGCAATAAAGGTATCTGTCCAACCGGATGGCATATACCCACACAAGTTGAATTCCAAACATTAAGTGCCGCTGTAAATGGTAACAGTAACTTATTGAAGGCAGCTATACAGCCAACTTCAAACGGAACTGGTACAAATGCTAGCGGTTTTTCCGCATTACTTGTAGGTATGCATTGGACTTCAATGGAATTCCAGGATCTAGGGAGTAAAACTACTTTTTGGAGTTCGTATTCTAGTCAGACGTATTTCGCATATACTATGGTTCTAACCGCTAACAATAGCACCATTGACGTAACCGAGAATGGAAAAAATGCCGGTTTTAGTGTTAGGTGCATTAAGGATTAG
- a CDS encoding TlpA disulfide reductase family protein has protein sequence MYYSFIKLNKQYKIKTELLQLILTRYPKEDNYYKTTQDRLTQIQNEYIEFINVTAQASPSSFIAKYIKSAQLPVIDNIVQPPLSYLKSHALDNVDFNNSSLINSDVFTNKTIEYLTYFRNPQLPLELLEKEFMSAVDLILNKAKVNQLVYQHVVEYLIDGFKKFGFDKVLDYIVENYVIKDDLCLDVKTEGLIKRRIDQAKFLKIGNVVPNIIISDLSGKQIELNKMKAEKTLIVFYASWCPHCKELLPKLNEFYKTLIENKIEVLAISLDSKKDDWQNFITANCPSLINVSDLKGWDGKASADYFIYATPTMFLVDKDKKIISKPMTVEEVKALLKF, from the coding sequence TTGTATTATTCTTTTATTAAACTAAACAAACAGTACAAAATCAAAACTGAATTATTACAACTTATTTTAACCCGTTACCCGAAAGAAGATAACTATTACAAGACAACTCAAGACAGATTAACCCAAATACAAAACGAATACATAGAATTTATAAATGTAACTGCTCAAGCAAGTCCGTCATCATTTATAGCAAAGTATATTAAATCAGCTCAGCTTCCGGTTATTGATAATATAGTTCAGCCGCCGCTTTCATATCTAAAGTCGCATGCATTAGACAATGTTGATTTTAATAATTCATCGCTGATTAATTCAGATGTATTCACAAATAAAACAATAGAGTACTTAACATATTTCCGTAACCCTCAATTGCCGCTTGAGCTTTTAGAAAAAGAATTTATGTCTGCTGTTGATTTAATTCTAAACAAAGCAAAAGTAAACCAACTTGTCTATCAGCATGTTGTGGAATATCTGATTGACGGATTTAAGAAATTCGGTTTTGATAAAGTTTTGGATTACATCGTTGAGAATTATGTAATAAAAGATGATCTCTGTTTGGATGTAAAAACAGAAGGACTAATAAAAAGAAGAATAGACCAAGCCAAGTTTTTGAAGATCGGAAATGTTGTTCCAAATATTATTATCTCTGATTTATCCGGCAAGCAAATTGAATTGAACAAAATGAAAGCAGAGAAAACATTAATTGTATTTTATGCAAGCTGGTGTCCGCACTGTAAAGAACTTTTACCAAAACTGAATGAATTTTATAAAACTCTAATAGAAAATAAAATTGAAGTGCTTGCCATTTCTTTAGATTCAAAAAAAGATGATTGGCAGAATTTTATTACTGCAAATTGTCCATCATTAATAAATGTGTCGGATTTAAAAGGATGGGATGGAAAAGCAAGCGCAGATTATTTTATCTATGCTACACCAACAATGTTTTTAGTAGATAAGGACAAAAAGATAATTAGCAAGCCGATGACAGTTGAAGAGGTAAAAGCTCTATTAAAGTTTTAA
- a CDS encoding dihydrofolate reductase translates to MQLLKNILFIIIGISIMSCSPNQKNKDDNFKYVTEQFADLRIQRYQVPGFEELSLRQKQLAYYLYQASLSGRDMIYDQNYKHNLYIRRTLEGIIKTYNGDKSTPDFQKFMIYVKRVWFSNGIHHHYANKKIIPEFSKEYFAQLVQGADEYELPLQNMETPNDLIKKLTPILFDPKVDGMKVNQNPNMDLVKSSAVNFYEGVTQKEVEAFYKKIVDPNDLEPVSYGLNSKLLREKGEVFERHWKANSMYAAPIQKIIYWLGKAAEVAENEQQKKCFQLLIEYYETGDLKKWDEYNIAWVKDTTSVVDFVNGFIETYNDPLGYRANYESIVSIKDNEATKRIKAISDNAQWFEDNSPIMSEHKKKNVKGISAKVITVVVESGDASPSTPIGINLPNANWIRKEHGSKSVNLGNIVHSYNMFANTSGVLEEFAYSQEEIERAKKYGALSDDLHTDMHEVIGHASGQLNPGVGETNETLKNYASTLEEARADLVALYYVFDQKLVDIGVMPSLDAGKAQYDGYIKNGLMIQLARIQPGENVEEAHMRNRQLIAKWVYEKGLQERVIEKKVKDSKTYFVVNDYNKLKNLFGQLLREIQRIKSEGDYAAGKNLVENYGVKVDLEIHKEVLERYKKLNISPYAGFINPKLVPVMNGSQIIDIKIEYPEDFTKQMLEYAKEYSFLPTYN, encoded by the coding sequence GCTGGCATATTATCTGTATCAAGCATCGCTTTCAGGGCGCGATATGATTTATGATCAAAACTACAAACACAATTTATATATTCGGCGAACACTTGAGGGAATAATAAAAACTTATAACGGTGATAAATCTACACCGGATTTTCAAAAATTTATGATATACGTAAAAAGAGTTTGGTTTTCCAACGGGATACATCATCATTACGCCAACAAAAAAATTATTCCGGAATTCTCGAAAGAATATTTTGCACAGCTTGTACAAGGTGCAGATGAGTACGAACTACCGCTCCAAAATATGGAGACGCCAAACGATCTGATAAAAAAACTCACGCCAATACTTTTCGATCCTAAAGTTGACGGAATGAAGGTCAATCAAAATCCTAATATGGATTTAGTTAAATCATCAGCGGTAAATTTTTATGAAGGTGTTACACAAAAAGAAGTTGAAGCCTTTTACAAAAAAATAGTAGATCCAAATGACTTGGAACCGGTTTCTTACGGATTGAATTCAAAATTGTTAAGAGAAAAAGGAGAAGTGTTTGAACGGCATTGGAAAGCAAACAGTATGTACGCGGCACCGATTCAAAAAATTATCTATTGGTTAGGAAAAGCAGCGGAAGTTGCGGAAAATGAACAGCAGAAAAAATGTTTCCAGCTATTAATTGAATATTATGAAACAGGTGATCTAAAAAAATGGGACGAATACAACATCGCTTGGGTAAAAGATACAACTTCAGTGGTAGATTTTGTAAATGGATTTATCGAAACATATAACGATCCTCTTGGTTACCGGGCAAATTATGAATCAATTGTTTCTATAAAAGATAATGAAGCCACAAAACGTATTAAAGCGATCAGTGATAATGCTCAGTGGTTCGAAGATAATTCTCCGATAATGAGCGAGCATAAAAAGAAAAATGTAAAAGGTATCAGCGCAAAAGTAATTACAGTTGTAGTTGAATCCGGCGATGCTTCACCATCAACACCAATCGGAATAAATTTACCGAATGCAAATTGGATCCGTAAAGAACATGGTTCGAAATCTGTTAATCTTGGAAACATAGTTCACTCATATAATATGTTTGCAAATACAAGCGGAGTATTGGAAGAATTTGCTTATTCCCAGGAAGAAATAGAACGTGCAAAAAAATACGGCGCACTCTCAGATGATCTACATACGGATATGCATGAAGTAATAGGCCATGCGTCAGGTCAACTTAATCCAGGCGTTGGCGAAACAAACGAGACGCTTAAAAATTATGCATCAACATTGGAAGAAGCACGCGCTGATCTTGTGGCACTCTATTATGTGTTTGATCAAAAACTTGTTGATATTGGAGTAATGCCAAGTCTTGATGCAGGCAAAGCACAGTACGATGGATATATTAAAAATGGATTGATGATTCAGCTTGCACGGATTCAACCCGGAGAAAATGTTGAAGAGGCACACATGAGGAACCGCCAGCTAATTGCTAAATGGGTTTATGAAAAAGGATTACAAGAGAGAGTGATTGAGAAAAAAGTTAAAGACAGCAAAACTTATTTTGTGGTTAATGATTACAATAAATTGAAAAATTTATTCGGTCAATTGCTGAGGGAAATTCAGAGAATCAAATCGGAAGGAGATTATGCGGCAGGTAAAAACTTAGTTGAAAATTACGGCGTGAAGGTAGATCTGGAAATTCATAAAGAAGTTCTTGAGCGATACAAGAAACTAAATATTTCACCTTATGCTGGATTTATAAACCCCAAATTAGTCCCCGTTATGAATGGCAGCCAGATCATTGATATTAAAATTGAATACCCGGAAGATTTTACAAAACAAATGTTGGAGTATGCAAAAGAATATTCTTTCTTACCAACGTATAATTAA
- a CDS encoding response regulator transcription factor, translated as MENNSFKNSKILLVEDEETLAVGLEYNLTDEGYIIDCAKDGKQALNFFDSKVYDLIILDIMLPYFDGYEVAEKIRAKSPQMPILMLTARTTAADKVRGLEAGADDYLTKPFNLQELLLRVKGMLKRKMWYQSFAGLPPLYQFGNNKIDFENLNCLSGSKKIALTQREAMVLKYLIERKGKIVSRKELLENVWHLNPEIETRTVDNFIARLRKYFEPDPNNPVYIKSIRSAGYSFVDAK; from the coding sequence ATGGAGAATAATTCATTTAAGAATTCAAAGATCTTATTGGTTGAAGATGAAGAGACACTTGCTGTTGGTCTTGAATATAACTTAACCGACGAAGGTTATATTATTGATTGCGCAAAAGATGGAAAACAGGCATTGAATTTTTTTGATTCTAAGGTTTATGATCTGATCATTCTAGATATAATGCTTCCGTATTTTGATGGTTATGAAGTAGCGGAAAAAATACGTGCTAAATCTCCTCAGATGCCGATTCTTATGCTGACAGCAAGAACTACAGCTGCAGATAAAGTTAGAGGACTTGAAGCAGGAGCGGATGACTATTTAACAAAACCGTTCAATCTGCAGGAACTATTGCTTCGTGTAAAGGGAATGTTAAAGCGAAAGATGTGGTATCAATCGTTTGCCGGGTTACCACCATTATATCAATTCGGTAATAACAAAATTGATTTTGAAAATCTGAATTGTTTAAGCGGATCAAAAAAAATTGCATTGACGCAGCGTGAAGCGATGGTATTAAAATATTTGATCGAAAGAAAAGGGAAGATTGTTTCCAGAAAAGAACTTCTGGAAAATGTCTGGCATCTAAATCCGGAAATTGAAACAAGAACAGTTGATAATTTTATTGCACGGCTGCGTAAATATTTTGAACCCGATCCTAATAACCCTGTTTATATAAAAAGTATCCGCAGTGCCGGATATTCTTTTGTTGATGCAAAATAA